The genomic segment GCTAAAGTCAAAGTTTTTGAATATTCCTCGTTATCCTGCCCGCATTGTGCTACATTTCATGAAAATATATTTCCTGTAATTAAAAAGAATTATATTGATACTGGTAAAATCGCTTATGTTATGCGGGATTTTCCGACCAACCATCCGGCTACTCTTGCTACCATGCTGATTCACTGCTCGGGGGAAAGGAAATTTCAATTTATAGAAACCTTATTTAAAACCCAAAGAGTTTGGGCATTCAATATTTCTTATAAAGAGAAGTTACATAATATTGCAAAACTTGGCGGTATATCCGATGAAGACTATAATAAATGCATCAATGATAAAAAGAAAACTGATGAAGTGCTTGAGAGTGCTTACCAAGCTGTAGGGGCGTTAAAACTTGATGCTACTCCAGTGTTCTTCATTAACGGTAAAAAGCTTGAAGGTTTATTGCCTTACAGCAAGTTTGCCGATGCTGTTGAAGCTGAGTTGGTGAAATAAAAAGCTTTGATTACTTGCCTGATTTATTGTTAATAAGCACGCTACCCAAAATGTAAATAGGAATGATATGCAAAATCGATTTTGTAGTATTATAGGGAAGAAGAGTAAGCAAGTGCCAGGGGGGCATGAGTGCCCCTTCGGAGCACGAAGGCGCGCGGTTATGAATTCTTCGAATCCACTTATAAGATCTTAAATGAAAGTAGTTATAATTCTGAGTGAGCATTAAGTTATTAATAATATATTTTCTTAACTTTATTTCTATGAAGCGTCGGGTAGTATGATTGATAAGTATTATTTTGATATTTATAATGTTAATATTAAAATATAAAGCAAGTTTTAGGGAGAACTTAAATGAAATTTTCCGATATTAAGCCTTATGAGCCTGTAAAGCTGGATAATGTTGATTTGGTTAAAAAGCAAGGATGGTTGTGGTTTCAAGATCCTAGCCTTGAAAGTACAAGCGGTAATATATTAACGGAGAGAACTTTTGAAAAAGAAAATAAATTTTATGAGAGTCAAGTAGAGTTTAGAATTCCGGTTGAACCGACAAAAGAAAATATTGAAAAAGCTTATGCTGTGCTCGCGGCTCTCTTTAATGACCCTAAAATTAAAAGCCCGAAAAATGCAAAGATAATTGATATTAATGATTTGACAGGCAAAGGGTTTGCTGACTGGAACCCGGAGGTAGGCGAGGTTCGCCAATATGACCAGCGAGGTAAAGAGATATGCTTCTATGTAACTTGGGATAGGAAGAGAGGTTTAGCTAATGATAAAAATCCGAGAGGAGAAATTACAATTCAGCCGAGCCTTTCTGCCGAAGAATATAAGACTTTTATGCTGACTGCTCTTAAAGCTTTAATTGATGCAGGTGTGGAAGGAGTTGGTTATTATCCGACTCAAGGTGCGGATAAAAGTTTAAGTTCAAGCAGTAGTGAGAGCGAGCTTCCTACAATATTTACTTATCTGGATTTCACTAGTACTGATAAATCAGTATTCCTGCACAAAGCTGAATATGAAGCTAACGGATTTCATAACCCCTTGGCAGATATTCAACTTACCCTTGAAGATTATTTAAAAGCCGGGATTAAATTGGATGATCTGGCTAACATCAGAGAAAGGCAGGTTAAATATCTTACCGAGCACTTTTCTAAAACAAAAGATACATTTTTAAATGAGTTAAAAGTTATAAATCAATATGACAAGATGTCATTTGAAGAATCATGGTTAAAAAAAGTAGAATCAATTTTGGATAACATTAAGAATGATAAAAACCTGAATAATAATCTTAACCAATTAAAAATTTTATTAAGTGAAAAAAGTGAAAGTAAAATAATCGGTGATAAATTACCGCTTGTAAGATATTTAGCTGATAAAGAAAATTTAGAAGAAGGTGATAAGAAACTTTTTGATGAGCTGATAAACTTACCTTCTATAGTTAAAGAAAACGTAGAAAAAAACGTTGAGCAAATCATGGCTCTTTTTCCTAATGAGGTAGATAGAAATCATCTAATAAATTTTGCTTATGATAATCCTGATAAAATTTCAGTTCTCGGCAATACTGCCCAACACTTGAATTCCGAGCAGCGA from the Candidatus Jidaibacter acanthamoeba genome contains:
- a CDS encoding DsbA family protein — protein: MLRNKIFKVFALFLTLHPLSLTAQEPDYATKKTKEEVLTVKEEDFLLGNKDAKVKVFEYSSLSCPHCATFHENIFPVIKKNYIDTGKIAYVMRDFPTNHPATLATMLIHCSGERKFQFIETLFKTQRVWAFNISYKEKLHNIAKLGGISDEDYNKCINDKKKTDEVLESAYQAVGALKLDATPVFFINGKKLEGLLPYSKFADAVEAELVK